A single genomic interval of Brevibacillus brevis harbors:
- a CDS encoding TetR/AcrR family transcriptional regulator: MKRIVKDPTTRRAEILEAAGELFRNQGYVHTTVDAIIQKVGVAKGTFYYYFKSKEEILEAFVQSMVDTLCEEYKKIADDSTLGVMEKVRQMLRSQSHPIDKQAEWMESLHRPENRELHERLNIAIILKIAPVLAQVIEQGNKEAVFHVENALETVQFILAGSQFLLESGIFHWEQAEQTKRLQAMQVIIERSLGAAPGSFSFL, from the coding sequence ATGAAACGAATCGTGAAAGATCCTACAACACGGCGAGCAGAAATATTGGAAGCCGCCGGGGAGCTATTTCGAAATCAGGGTTATGTCCATACAACCGTGGATGCGATCATTCAAAAGGTGGGCGTAGCGAAAGGAACCTTTTATTACTACTTCAAATCGAAGGAAGAGATCCTCGAAGCATTTGTCCAGTCCATGGTCGATACGCTTTGCGAAGAGTATAAAAAAATCGCAGATGACTCTACCTTAGGTGTCATGGAGAAGGTTCGCCAGATGCTGCGCAGCCAAAGCCACCCCATCGACAAGCAAGCCGAATGGATGGAAAGCTTGCATCGCCCTGAAAACAGAGAGCTTCACGAGCGTCTGAATATCGCCATTATCTTAAAAATTGCCCCTGTCCTTGCGCAAGTCATTGAACAGGGAAATAAAGAAGCTGTCTTTCATGTCGAGAATGCCTTGGAGACCGTTCAGTTTATCCTCGCTGGCTCACAATTTTTGTTGGAATCAGGCATTTTTCATTGGGAGCAAGCGGAACAGACGAAACGATTACAAGCCATGCAGGTGATTATTGAAAGATCACTGGGAGCTGCGCCGGGGTCCTTCTCGTTTCTGTAA
- the trpB gene encoding tryptophan synthase subunit beta, with protein MSLTEQTKKGYFGEFGGSFVPPQLQEVLDYLAEQFERYKDDEEFIEEYKYYLKEYIGRENPLTFARHLTAKLGGAKIYLKREDLNHTGAHKINNVIGQILLAKRMGAQRIIAETGAGQHGVATATVCAMFGMECVIYMGAEDTKRQALNVFRMELLGAKVVAVSKGQGRLKDAVDEALNDLVQNYQNTFYLLGSAVGPHPFPTMVKYFQAIISEESKRQILEKEGRLPDAVIAAVGGGSNAIGAFAHYIEEPSVRLIGVEPDQAPTLTKGVPAVIHGFKCLVLLDENGEPQKTYSIAAGLDYPGIGPEHSQLKVSGRAEYYTVTNEEVLAAFQELSRTEGIIPALESAHAIAYALQLAPTLSPEQILIVNLSGRGDKDVEQVFHLLNK; from the coding sequence ATGTCGTTGACAGAACAGACAAAAAAGGGATATTTCGGGGAGTTCGGAGGAAGCTTTGTGCCTCCGCAATTACAGGAAGTATTAGATTATTTAGCTGAACAATTTGAAAGGTATAAAGATGATGAGGAATTTATCGAAGAGTATAAGTATTATCTGAAAGAATATATTGGTCGGGAAAATCCGTTGACGTTTGCTCGTCATTTAACCGCAAAGCTCGGCGGTGCCAAAATTTATTTAAAGCGAGAAGATTTAAACCATACGGGTGCTCACAAGATCAATAATGTCATCGGGCAAATCCTTCTGGCAAAGCGAATGGGTGCACAGCGTATTATTGCCGAGACGGGTGCAGGACAGCATGGAGTTGCTACCGCGACGGTTTGCGCGATGTTTGGCATGGAATGTGTGATCTATATGGGCGCGGAGGATACGAAAAGACAAGCATTAAATGTATTTCGCATGGAGCTTTTAGGGGCAAAAGTGGTAGCGGTGTCCAAAGGGCAAGGCAGACTGAAGGATGCGGTTGATGAAGCGCTGAATGATTTGGTTCAAAACTACCAGAACACGTTCTATTTATTGGGATCTGCGGTTGGCCCGCACCCGTTTCCTACGATGGTAAAGTATTTCCAAGCGATTATCAGTGAAGAATCCAAACGACAGATCTTAGAAAAAGAAGGTCGTTTGCCGGATGCGGTTATCGCTGCTGTTGGCGGTGGCAGTAACGCGATTGGAGCTTTTGCCCATTATATAGAGGAACCATCCGTACGACTGATTGGTGTTGAGCCTGATCAGGCACCTACGCTGACTAAAGGGGTTCCAGCCGTCATTCATGGTTTTAAATGCCTGGTGTTGCTGGATGAGAATGGGGAACCTCAAAAAACGTATTCGATTGCTGCCGGATTGGACTATCCTGGTATTGGCCCAGAACACAGCCAGCTAAAAGTAAGTGGACGAGCGGAATACTACACGGTGACGAATGAAGAAGTATTGGCGGCTTTTCAAGAACTATCGAGAACGGAAGGGATCATTCCCGCCTTGGAAAGTGCTCATGCTATTGCGTATGCCTTGCAGTTGGCCCCCACACTTTCCCCGGAGCAAATCCTGATTGTTAACCTTTCAGGACGAGGTGACAAAGACGTAGAGCAAGTATTCCATCTGTTAAACAAATAA
- a CDS encoding nucleoside hydrolase encodes MKKNIYFNHDGGVDDLISLFLLLQMDNVNLTGVSVIPADCYLEPAMFASRKIIDRFGKGGLDVAESNSRGKNPFPKDWRMHAFYVDALPLLNESGEVITPVADKPAHLHIIETLRATEGKTTLLFTGPLTDLARALDIDPTIEEKVERLVWMGGTFREEGNVHEPEHDGTAEWNVFWDPEAAARVWESGMKIDLVALESTNQVPLTLDVRERWAKERKHIGVDFLGQCYAMVPPLVHFSTNSTYYLWDVLTTAFVGNSDLVKVQTVNSIVITEGASQGRTVETADGRPVHVVYDVDRDAFFDYMTELAKKAI; translated from the coding sequence ATGAAGAAAAACATTTACTTTAATCATGATGGCGGCGTTGATGATTTAATTTCTTTATTCTTGCTGCTCCAAATGGACAATGTGAATCTGACGGGGGTATCTGTCATTCCAGCGGATTGCTACTTGGAACCAGCGATGTTTGCAAGCCGGAAAATCATTGATCGTTTTGGGAAAGGCGGTTTGGATGTAGCAGAGTCCAATTCCCGCGGGAAAAATCCCTTTCCAAAGGACTGGCGCATGCATGCATTTTATGTAGACGCACTGCCCTTGCTCAATGAATCAGGAGAAGTGATTACGCCAGTAGCAGACAAGCCTGCGCATCTTCACATTATTGAAACGCTGCGTGCAACGGAAGGGAAAACGACCTTACTGTTTACTGGTCCTTTGACTGACCTTGCGCGTGCATTGGATATCGATCCAACTATCGAAGAAAAAGTAGAGCGCCTGGTGTGGATGGGCGGAACATTCCGTGAAGAAGGAAACGTGCATGAGCCTGAGCACGATGGAACCGCAGAGTGGAACGTATTCTGGGACCCGGAAGCGGCTGCTCGCGTATGGGAAAGCGGAATGAAGATTGATTTGGTCGCACTGGAGAGCACGAATCAGGTCCCACTGACACTGGATGTTCGTGAGCGCTGGGCAAAAGAGCGCAAGCATATCGGTGTGGACTTCTTGGGTCAATGCTACGCAATGGTGCCGCCGCTCGTACACTTCTCGACCAACTCGACTTACTACCTGTGGGATGTATTAACCACAGCATTTGTTGGCAATAGTGATCTTGTAAAGGTGCAAACGGTTAACAGCATCGTGATTACAGAAGGGGCAAGCCAAGGCCGAACCGTTGAAACGGCTGACGGACGCCCTGTACATGTGGTTTATGACGTAGATCGTGATGCATTCTTTGATTACATGACAGAATTAGCGAAAAAAGCGATCTAG
- a CDS encoding esterase-like activity of phytase family protein — protein MKFHFQKKSLLIATIAALSLIGTQGAGATQNVTGAPVVAEIHEWKNPSALAEGIKEGGFSGLVHLPNDPPSIFYTLADRGPNGQYGKDELRTFPDQNYTPRLYKIKVENGNIHVLETIKLRLPKGKINSFTKTTYISGLPNLAGPDEVPYDVTGTKKISYDPDGLDLEGIAYNPVDDTFWLSDEYRPSIIQVKRDGTILGRYVPKGTKEALLAAGAKMEIFDTLPAVYSKRIANRGFEGITISPDGKFLYTSIQSPMALPDKKTGEASRNLRILKMDLATKKVVGEYMYIAENAKDFVKVKQKDVVISDLAVLSQDVLLIDERDKNAGADAQLKRIYKADFSKATNLLGTSTSEHDFEKLSVAQVKEKGIVPVSKELLVDVAKLNYPHEKLEGLAIVDNNTIAIVNDNDFGVDGYDEKGKIKINSNPTQMYVIKVGKDLK, from the coding sequence ATGAAGTTTCACTTTCAAAAGAAAAGCTTGCTGATCGCAACAATTGCGGCTCTATCCTTGATCGGAACACAAGGAGCAGGTGCAACTCAAAATGTAACAGGAGCACCCGTTGTAGCCGAAATTCATGAATGGAAAAATCCTTCTGCGCTCGCTGAAGGTATTAAAGAAGGCGGCTTCTCTGGTCTGGTGCATCTTCCTAACGATCCTCCTTCTATCTTTTATACATTGGCTGACCGTGGACCAAATGGGCAATATGGCAAGGACGAGCTGCGTACGTTCCCTGACCAAAACTACACACCACGCTTGTACAAAATCAAAGTGGAGAATGGAAACATTCACGTTTTGGAAACCATCAAGCTGCGTTTGCCAAAAGGCAAGATCAACTCTTTTACGAAAACTACCTATATTAGTGGATTGCCGAACCTCGCTGGCCCTGATGAAGTTCCCTACGATGTGACGGGAACAAAAAAGATTAGTTACGATCCAGACGGTTTGGATTTGGAAGGCATCGCTTACAACCCGGTCGACGATACCTTTTGGTTATCCGACGAATACCGCCCATCCATCATTCAAGTAAAGCGTGACGGCACAATCCTGGGACGCTATGTACCAAAGGGCACCAAAGAAGCCCTGCTTGCCGCAGGTGCAAAGATGGAGATTTTTGATACACTGCCAGCCGTCTATTCCAAACGCATTGCAAACCGTGGTTTCGAAGGTATCACCATCTCGCCAGACGGCAAGTTCTTGTATACTTCGATCCAAAGTCCAATGGCACTCCCTGATAAAAAGACAGGCGAAGCTTCCCGTAATTTGCGCATTTTAAAGATGGATCTCGCCACCAAAAAAGTCGTCGGCGAGTACATGTACATCGCAGAGAACGCGAAAGACTTCGTGAAAGTGAAACAGAAAGACGTCGTCATCAGCGACTTGGCCGTACTCAGTCAGGATGTTTTACTGATTGACGAACGAGACAAAAATGCCGGTGCAGACGCACAGCTAAAGCGTATTTACAAAGCAGATTTTTCGAAAGCAACCAATTTGCTCGGTACGTCAACAAGTGAGCATGACTTCGAAAAACTCAGTGTTGCCCAAGTGAAAGAAAAAGGAATTGTGCCGGTTTCCAAGGAATTGCTGGTGGATGTAGCCAAGCTGAATTATCCGCATGAAAAACTGGAAGGGCTAGCGATTGTGGATAATAACACGATTGCCATTGTGAATGACAATGATTTCGGCGTAGATGGCTATGATGAGAAGGGTAAGATTAAAATCAACAGCAATCCGACGCAGATGTATGTGATTAAAGTCGGTAAGGATTTGAAATAA
- a CDS encoding GNAT family N-acetyltransferase, whose product MNVDVLFNQFPILQSDRFTLKKIEEQHVDEVFEIYSNEHVFAYCGIIPKHNKATVKSMIGHFERDYLKKSRIKWGIFAKDTPDHLLGIIEAFDFQQRVNMVTIGYFLSEAHWGKGIASEAVSILLHFLFMDVKVNRIQAEVMPPNENSKKVLMKNGFMKEGTLRQATLWSGKGIVDLEIYGMLKEDYEKERG is encoded by the coding sequence ATGAACGTTGACGTACTTTTTAACCAGTTTCCCATTTTACAATCAGATCGTTTCACCTTGAAGAAAATCGAAGAGCAGCATGTGGACGAAGTATTTGAAATCTACAGCAATGAACATGTATTTGCATACTGCGGCATTATCCCCAAGCATAATAAAGCGACAGTGAAAAGCATGATCGGGCATTTTGAGAGAGACTATCTGAAAAAATCCAGGATCAAATGGGGGATATTCGCCAAAGATACCCCGGATCATTTGCTTGGCATTATCGAAGCTTTTGACTTTCAGCAAAGGGTAAACATGGTGACGATTGGCTACTTCTTGTCCGAAGCGCATTGGGGAAAAGGGATTGCGTCGGAAGCGGTAAGCATATTGCTCCACTTTTTGTTCATGGATGTCAAGGTCAACCGAATACAGGCGGAAGTGATGCCTCCGAATGAGAACTCCAAGAAAGTATTGATGAAGAATGGCTTCATGAAGGAAGGAACACTCAGACAAGCAACGCTTTGGTCGGGAAAAGGAATCGTGGATCTAGAGATATACGGAATGCTAAAAGAGGACTATGAAAAAGAAAGGGGATGA
- a CDS encoding copper amine oxidase N-terminal domain-containing protein, with protein MKKAISTSLVAILLATSVPAALAADLESKGNGNGKGKPEVKAEAKDKSKETSVKESDTDSDDENSTEASTETNIKDVKLKKQLIELRQELKHTAEITEDQKAKYEQLVAELEKTTDKHGALEVQLELLQRTYQKGDHTPFKKLGELLEDTGSTEVKAFVDGKQVKVDVAPFVQGGRALVPVRAISSALKAEVNWKPETRTVEITRGEKSITLYLDKKEATVDGKTISLDTAPVLKNGRVFLPLRFISEQLNAEVKWQEEGKIVIIDDLQASKESEQNTDSNDTSAK; from the coding sequence ATGAAAAAAGCTATATCTACTTCGTTGGTTGCTATTCTACTCGCAACAAGTGTACCTGCTGCTCTGGCGGCTGACCTGGAGAGCAAAGGAAATGGAAATGGGAAAGGCAAGCCCGAAGTAAAGGCAGAAGCAAAAGATAAATCGAAAGAAACTTCTGTCAAAGAATCTGATACCGATAGCGACGATGAGAACTCAACCGAAGCTAGCACAGAAACCAACATCAAAGACGTAAAATTGAAAAAACAGCTAATCGAGCTTCGCCAAGAGCTCAAGCATACGGCTGAAATCACGGAAGATCAAAAAGCGAAATACGAGCAACTGGTAGCTGAACTGGAAAAAACCACTGACAAGCATGGGGCTTTGGAAGTTCAGCTTGAGCTTCTTCAGCGCACGTACCAAAAAGGAGATCACACACCATTCAAAAAGCTTGGAGAACTCCTTGAGGATACAGGCTCGACAGAAGTGAAAGCATTCGTAGATGGAAAACAGGTAAAAGTGGATGTGGCACCGTTTGTACAAGGTGGAAGAGCTTTGGTGCCTGTGCGTGCCATCAGCTCCGCATTGAAAGCGGAAGTGAACTGGAAGCCAGAGACTCGTACCGTAGAAATTACGCGTGGCGAAAAATCTATCACGCTGTACCTCGATAAAAAAGAAGCAACGGTAGACGGGAAAACCATTTCTCTGGACACTGCACCTGTACTGAAAAATGGACGTGTATTCCTGCCTCTGCGCTTCATCAGTGAACAACTGAACGCGGAAGTAAAGTGGCAAGAAGAAGGCAAAATCGTCATCATTGACGACCTTCAAGCCTCTAAAGAATCCGAGCAGAATACAGACTCCAACGATACATCTGCAAAGTAA
- a CDS encoding MFS transporter, protein MNAHDKAFRRFLIIWSGQMFSAIGSGLTAFALGVFVFQQTQSTMSYSFIILFSFLPSFLLLPFSGVLADRFDRKKMMIIGDLGSIAGILFILLVMLSGRIELWHIYLGVGISSISAAILNPAFKAAVSDLVSEELYSQASGLIQLASSAPYLISPLVAGFLLSAFDIQLVLLIDILTFLLAVGAVLMIIKHDTTPQKQERQSFFREMSEAFRYLLSKKGVFSLVLLMSVVCFYIGLLQSLFGPMMLTLTDSKTLGIALSVSASGMLVSSLLIGLFGMGKSKVFMLSSSLVLAGLFYGLMGAFTSVWLITVFGFLFFTTLPFVNTSLEVLIRTNVENERQGRVWSMITAISQIGFVLAFGSAGFLADHVLNPLFYPDQLLGQTVGQIIGTGTGRGTGFLFVLSGVLVALLGIVIGRARKIRDLEGMTVKGIHSYK, encoded by the coding sequence ATGAACGCTCATGATAAAGCCTTTCGCAGATTCCTGATCATTTGGTCGGGGCAGATGTTTTCAGCCATTGGAAGTGGACTTACTGCTTTTGCCCTGGGTGTCTTTGTTTTTCAACAGACCCAATCTACCATGAGCTATTCGTTCATCATTCTCTTTTCTTTTCTCCCCTCCTTCCTTTTACTTCCCTTTAGCGGGGTGCTGGCAGACAGATTTGACCGCAAGAAAATGATGATCATTGGCGATCTCGGTTCTATAGCTGGTATCTTGTTCATCTTGCTTGTCATGCTGTCCGGGCGTATAGAATTATGGCACATCTATTTGGGGGTCGGCATCAGCTCGATCTCTGCCGCTATTCTCAACCCAGCCTTTAAAGCAGCCGTCTCCGATCTTGTTTCGGAAGAGCTGTACTCACAGGCAAGCGGGCTCATCCAACTGGCAAGCTCAGCTCCATATCTTATTTCTCCACTGGTTGCAGGTTTTCTTCTCAGTGCTTTTGATATCCAGCTCGTCTTACTCATCGATATACTGACCTTCCTTCTAGCTGTCGGCGCCGTGCTGATGATTATAAAACACGATACCACTCCCCAGAAACAGGAAAGACAAAGCTTTTTTCGCGAAATGTCTGAAGCCTTCCGCTATCTCCTTTCAAAGAAAGGGGTTTTCTCATTAGTTCTGTTAATGTCTGTCGTGTGCTTTTACATCGGGCTGCTGCAATCGCTTTTTGGGCCAATGATGCTGACGTTAACTGATTCCAAGACACTCGGTATTGCCCTCTCTGTATCTGCATCAGGCATGCTCGTCAGCAGCCTTTTGATCGGACTTTTCGGTATGGGAAAGAGCAAGGTGTTCATGCTCTCCTCCTCTCTCGTACTTGCTGGCTTGTTTTATGGCCTGATGGGTGCGTTTACTTCCGTTTGGCTGATTACGGTTTTTGGCTTCCTCTTTTTCACCACACTTCCCTTTGTGAACACGAGCCTCGAGGTTCTCATTCGAACAAACGTCGAGAATGAACGGCAAGGCAGAGTATGGTCGATGATCACGGCTATTTCGCAAATCGGGTTCGTACTGGCATTTGGGTCGGCAGGATTTTTGGCGGATCATGTATTGAACCCGCTTTTTTATCCAGATCAATTGCTAGGTCAAACGGTCGGGCAGATCATCGGAACGGGGACGGGCAGAGGAACTGGCTTTCTGTTTGTTCTTTCTGGCGTACTTGTGGCGCTACTGGGAATCGTAATCGGACGTGCAAGGAAGATACGGGATTTGGAAGGAATGACAGTGAAAGGTATCCATTCGTACAAATAA
- a CDS encoding SMI1/KNR4 family protein, which yields MTVPNHVTFECCTEKIDIQDIEEVESALGIRFPRDFVECMLENNEGAPTPCGFDYGEVEGKVFNTFYSLSSRVGKYYILTAYEDVKECLPDEVFPIGYDASGGQICFDYINGKNAEPIVVFVNHEFIVTMEDLSEDELEEKSLEEWQREAITPVASSFTDFLSKLY from the coding sequence ATGACAGTTCCAAATCATGTAACATTTGAATGCTGCACAGAGAAAATAGACATTCAAGATATCGAAGAAGTAGAAAGTGCACTGGGGATCCGATTTCCTAGGGATTTCGTAGAGTGTATGCTTGAGAATAATGAGGGAGCTCCTACTCCCTGCGGCTTTGATTACGGGGAAGTAGAAGGGAAAGTATTTAATACATTCTATAGCCTTAGTAGTAGGGTTGGGAAATACTATATTCTAACAGCATATGAGGATGTTAAGGAATGTCTACCTGACGAAGTATTTCCTATTGGATACGATGCTAGCGGTGGTCAAATTTGCTTCGACTACATTAATGGAAAGAATGCAGAACCAATTGTTGTATTTGTAAATCACGAGTTTATTGTTACAATGGAAGATCTTTCTGAAGATGAACTAGAAGAAAAATCTCTAGAAGAATGGCAAAGAGAAGCCATCACCCCAGTTGCCTCCTCGTTTACAGATTTTTTATCGAAGTTGTATTAA
- a CDS encoding radical SAM/SPASM domain-containing protein, with protein MKTFKKVYIEITSVCNLACTFCPPTERSKSFIKVEDFAKRLDEIKPHTDYIYLHVKGEPLLHPKIDELLDISHEKGFKVNITTNGTLIAKNRHKLLGKPALRQMNFSLHSFDGHIGSTNREGYLREILSFVREAQEHQVIFSFRLWNLTQDNATNIQKSRNRQTLEVIEKEFGLDYRIEEKVMPGSGVKIDDRVYLNQDYEFQWPSLTAPEDDGKGFCHGLRSQAAILENGTVVPCCLDGEGVINLGNINQTSFTDIVDGERANNLIDGFSRREAVEELCRRCGYRQRFGA; from the coding sequence TTGAAAACATTTAAGAAAGTCTATATAGAAATCACCAGCGTGTGCAATCTGGCCTGTACCTTTTGTCCGCCAACAGAGCGCAGTAAAAGTTTTATTAAAGTAGAAGACTTTGCGAAAAGGCTGGATGAGATCAAGCCACACACGGATTATATTTACCTGCATGTCAAAGGGGAACCGCTTCTTCATCCCAAAATTGATGAGCTGCTCGATATCAGTCATGAGAAAGGCTTCAAGGTCAATATCACCACAAATGGAACGCTGATCGCGAAAAATCGGCATAAATTGCTGGGCAAGCCTGCGCTCCGACAAATGAACTTCTCGCTTCACAGCTTTGATGGACATATCGGCTCAACCAACCGCGAAGGTTATTTGCGGGAAATTCTTTCATTTGTTCGAGAAGCTCAGGAGCATCAAGTGATTTTTTCTTTCCGTCTGTGGAATTTGACACAGGATAACGCCACGAACATTCAAAAGAGTAGAAACCGCCAGACGCTCGAAGTGATTGAGAAAGAATTTGGGCTGGACTATCGAATTGAAGAAAAAGTAATGCCGGGCAGCGGGGTAAAAATCGATGACCGCGTGTATTTGAACCAAGATTACGAATTCCAGTGGCCGAGTCTGACAGCGCCTGAGGATGATGGAAAAGGCTTTTGCCATGGCCTACGGTCGCAGGCGGCGATTCTCGAAAATGGAACAGTTGTGCCGTGCTGTCTCGATGGGGAAGGGGTTATTAATCTAGGGAATATCAATCAGACCTCTTTCACTGATATTGTGGATGGCGAGCGGGCCAATAACCTGATAGATGGATTTTCTCGCAGGGAAGCTGTCGAGGAATTATGCAGAAGATGCGGGTACCGCCAGAGGTTTGGGGCGTAG
- a CDS encoding HEAT repeat domain-containing protein, with protein sequence MNKTEMKNELPPNFEELKKAANRTSNWRERLEAVEELGQWKHEQTIQLLTRIVENDTVYKVQETAFHKLKAFGVGVRLPAQKKGDLIKGATKALVRIKKSLPKDHTFEEFKEKLQKMRSDIYDTYEGEKGTDFDQWLENTWASL encoded by the coding sequence TTGAATAAAACGGAAATGAAAAACGAGCTTCCTCCAAACTTTGAGGAATTAAAGAAAGCGGCTAATCGAACATCGAATTGGAGAGAGCGCTTAGAGGCTGTTGAAGAACTGGGACAGTGGAAGCATGAGCAAACGATTCAATTATTGACGCGTATCGTGGAAAACGATACGGTCTACAAAGTGCAAGAAACGGCTTTTCATAAGCTCAAAGCATTTGGGGTAGGTGTTCGATTACCTGCTCAGAAAAAAGGCGACTTGATCAAAGGAGCAACGAAAGCCTTGGTAAGAATTAAGAAAAGCTTGCCAAAGGATCATACGTTCGAGGAATTCAAAGAGAAACTGCAAAAAATGAGAAGCGATATCTATGATACGTACGAGGGAGAAAAAGGTACTGATTTTGATCAGTGGCTTGAAAACACCTGGGCGTCGTTATAG
- a CDS encoding CPBP family intramembrane glutamic endopeptidase: MSSVPITFLLFYGWLFAVPFVDMIVLKRNTWRDTFRQMGLVINRPNMYHGILTGFLFFLTMILAGYFFHSFLFDKEDLQNLLVQWDFSGNLVVWLILVLLVINPFLEEIYWRGYLFKKLEGKQTKRTMILLTSLFYSLYHFLSIIPLFSWPYNIAMILPVFLAGIIWGYMRNKSTSLMGSIVSHILADSGIMAVYLLFLK, encoded by the coding sequence ATGAGTAGCGTGCCAATAACGTTTTTGCTTTTTTACGGGTGGCTGTTTGCGGTTCCGTTTGTGGACATGATCGTTTTGAAAAGAAATACATGGCGGGATACATTCAGGCAAATGGGATTGGTAATTAACCGCCCCAATATGTATCACGGCATTTTGACCGGATTTCTTTTCTTTCTCACCATGATTCTTGCGGGATATTTCTTTCACAGCTTTTTGTTTGATAAGGAGGATCTGCAAAATTTATTGGTACAATGGGATTTCTCAGGCAATCTTGTCGTTTGGCTTATCCTTGTTTTGCTGGTGATCAACCCGTTTCTTGAGGAAATCTACTGGAGAGGATATTTATTTAAAAAGCTGGAAGGAAAACAGACAAAGCGAACCATGATTTTGCTGACGTCATTGTTTTACAGCCTGTACCATTTCCTCTCCATCATTCCTTTGTTTAGCTGGCCGTATAATATCGCGATGATTTTGCCAGTATTTTTGGCGGGAATAATTTGGGGATATATGCGAAACAAGAGCACATCACTGATGGGTTCGATTGTTAGTCATATTCTTGCAGATTCAGGGATTATGGCTGTCTATCTACTATTCTTGAAATGA
- a CDS encoding NupC/NupG family nucleoside CNT transporter, translating to MQYIWGVLGILGIFLIAIAFSKNRRAIHPRTVIGAFAIQFIFALVVLKWDFGKKFLEYLASIVQSIIDSTNAGIQFLFGGILGAQNAGFTFALQVLPIIIFFSSLISVLYYLGIMQWATKIIGGFLSRVLKTSETESMSASANIFLGPIEAPLVVKPYIEKMTKSELFAVMTGGLACVSGSVIGGYAMLGVPIEYLLAAAFMGAPGGLLLAKIIMPETEQTHRVKHVEVMKDTESRNVIDAAARGASDGLKVAAGVGALLLAFISLIFLLNSIIGWLGGLVGIEALTLEHILGYLFAPIAFMIGVPWEEALKAGSFIGQKIVLNEFVAYTAFAPEIANLSQKSVVIISFALCGFANLAALAMVIGGLGGFAPSRRSDLAEMGLRAVVAATLANLLSATIAGMLI from the coding sequence ATGCAATACATTTGGGGAGTTCTCGGCATCCTGGGCATTTTTTTAATAGCCATTGCGTTTTCGAAAAATCGGAGAGCAATTCATCCGAGAACGGTCATTGGTGCGTTTGCGATTCAGTTTATTTTTGCTTTGGTCGTACTGAAATGGGATTTTGGGAAAAAGTTTTTGGAGTACTTGGCGTCGATCGTACAAAGCATCATTGATTCGACGAATGCCGGAATCCAGTTCTTGTTTGGCGGGATACTCGGTGCACAGAATGCAGGCTTTACGTTTGCCCTGCAAGTATTGCCGATCATTATCTTCTTCTCATCCTTGATTTCGGTCCTGTATTATCTCGGAATCATGCAGTGGGCGACGAAAATTATCGGTGGATTTTTGTCTCGGGTGCTCAAAACGAGTGAAACTGAATCCATGTCGGCCTCTGCAAATATTTTCTTGGGTCCGATTGAAGCCCCACTTGTCGTAAAGCCTTATATTGAGAAAATGACCAAGTCCGAGCTGTTTGCTGTAATGACAGGTGGACTGGCGTGCGTTTCGGGTTCGGTGATCGGTGGGTATGCGATGCTCGGGGTTCCGATTGAGTATTTGCTGGCCGCCGCATTCATGGGAGCGCCGGGTGGTTTGTTGCTTGCGAAAATCATAATGCCCGAAACAGAACAGACACACAGAGTGAAACATGTGGAAGTCATGAAAGATACAGAGTCCAGAAACGTCATTGACGCGGCTGCCCGCGGAGCTTCAGACGGGCTAAAAGTAGCTGCTGGTGTCGGTGCACTGTTGCTCGCGTTTATTTCGTTGATTTTCTTGCTGAACTCGATTATTGGCTGGCTTGGCGGGTTAGTGGGAATAGAAGCGTTGACGCTTGAGCACATTTTAGGCTACTTGTTCGCGCCGATTGCCTTTATGATCGGGGTTCCATGGGAGGAAGCGCTAAAAGCCGGTTCTTTCATCGGGCAAAAGATTGTCCTCAACGAATTTGTCGCGTACACGGCTTTTGCTCCTGAGATTGCGAATTTGTCGCAAAAAAGCGTTGTGATCATCAGCTTCGCCCTTTGCGGCTTTGCCAATCTGGCTGCGCTGGCTATGGTCATTGGCGGCTTGGGCGGCTTTGCTCCGTCAAGAAGATCAGACCTTGCGGAGATGGGCTTGCGTGCAGTAGTTGCAGCAACCTTGGCGAATCTGTTGAGCGCAACGATTGCGGGGATGCTCATTTAG